The genomic region TTTCTTCTTACCGGTCCTGCTCTTTATCTGACCTATCCATTACCAAATCTGTTGTTTCCATTGCTGCAGTTTGCCCGCTCATTTTTATGATCCTCCCGGCATTACCCCAAACGATCTCATTTTAGGAGAGCGAAGATAACCGTACTACGTGAACCGGGAAAACCAGGGCGATTGCCGTTGTCTAAAACCTATCCGTACGGTTTTGTTCGACATGGACAACACCCTTTTTGATCTTGTCGAGGCACAGATCGCGTCCTGCAGGGAAGTTGCCCGGTCGTTCGGGCGGGAGGATGGCGAGGAGCTCTTCGGCTATTTCCTCCGGCCTGCCCGTGGATTCGAAGCCCATGAGAATATCCTCGACTATATGAACGACCGGCAGATCCCGGATAACGGCCGGTATCCGGTCTCATGCCGGCTCTACGAAACTGCCAAGCTCCGGCATATCACTCCCTATCAGGGTGTCCTGGAAACCCTTGCAAAAATCAGGAACAACGGCTACCGCATGGGTATCGTTACCGATGCCCATTCCCGGGATGCGACCCTGCGCCTGGAGAAGACCGGCCTTCTCTCTTATTTCGACACCCTGGTGGCGTTCGATATGGTCCAGGTAAAAAAACCGGCCCGGGAGCCGTTTCTGTTCGCGCTTGAGATGCTCAAATCCGATATTTCCGAAACCCTGATCGTAGGCGACAGCCCGCGCCGGGATCTGGAGCCCTGCAAAGAACTCGGGATCCGGACCATCTATGCCCGGTACGGCGACCGGTTCTCCCAAACCCGGAACTATGACGGGGCGGATTTCATCATCGATTCCATGGACCAGCTTCCCGCCATCCTGACGCTCCTGGAAGATGCCGGGGCCTGACCGCAAATCAGTGCAGGTTTTCCTGCCGGATCCCCCGGATGCAGGTCCGTCTTCGCAGAAAAACCCGGCTTTTCCCATCCTTATTGCCGGTTTTTACCCCAAACCTTAAAAAAAAGTACTATCTAATCTAAAACCTATGTTTGTCCCGACCAAGATCTTTTTCACAAAAGGGGTTGGTGTCCATAAAGACCGGCTGGCATCGTTTGAACTGGCGCTGCGCAAGGCCGGCATTGAGAAGTGCAATCTTGTGTACGTCTCAAGTATCTTCCCGCCCAACTGCAAACAGATCTCAAGGGCGGAAGGTCTCCGGAGCCTCAAAGCCGGCGGGATAACATTCTGCGTTATGGCACGGAACGAGACCAATGAACCCAACCGGCTCGTCTCCTCGGCAATCGGCCTTGCCCTCCCTGCCGATGAGAACGAGTACGGGTATCTCTCCGAGCACCACGGGTTTGGCGAGACCCAGCAGAAGACCGGTGAATATGCCGAGGACCTTGCAGCAACCATGCTTGCCACAACGCTCGGTATCGAGTTCGATGTCAATGCCGCGTGGTCGGAGCGGGAACAGATCTACAAGGCGAGCGGCAAGATCATCAAGACCAAGCACACGTGCCAGTCGGCCGAAGGGGACAAGAACGGCCTCTGGACAACCACGATTGCGGTTGCAATGTTCTTGTGAGACACGGGGAACGGATCCGGGACATCCGTTTTGGTGATTCCTTTTTTTTGTTTTATTGACACCGAACAGGGTCGTGCTCTCTTCCTTCGGGCGGTCTGGTGATTCCGGCTGAAGTTATGATCAGGATCCGGTGCGGAGACCGGTACTGATCCTTATTTCTGGAAAGGAACGTGTCTTGTGCCGGCATGTACAGGAGCTCGTGTAGTCGTTGGATGGCTCATAATTTCTCATGGAAAATCTCACGGAAAGAATCTAAATGCATAAATATTGTTTGATAGAATCACTTATCTACCTAAATAAAGTTAGGTGTACCATGAAAAGTCATTATGTTCTCATTGTTCTGTGTATCATCTGTCTGATCACCGCATTCAGCGCCGGATGCACAAGCCAGAGTAAGCCGGCAACCCCGGCCGCTACTCCCGCACCGGTCTCAACCTCCGCAGCAGCACCGGCAGGAACCCAGGTTGCCAAGACCCAGGTGCCTGTCACGATCGCCACGGCCGCAAACGGGTATTATACCTTGACGGAGAGCGAAAACAAGGGATCATACCTTGTATCCAAGAATGATCTCCTCTATGTTGACCTTGATGAAAATCCCTCAACCGGGTATCTCTGGAACATGACCGTGTCTCCGGGTCTCACTATTGTCAAGGATGATTATATCGCCCCGACAACCGGGCAGGGTGTTGGTGCCAGCGGTACTCATGAATGGGAGATCAAGGCAACCGGAATTGGTGACCAGAAGATCTCTGCTATTCTGGCACGACCGACTGCTCCCACTACCGGGACTGAAACGTCCTACCTGGCGTACATTATCATCGGCTCGTGATGGCGAAACCCTGTAATTTTCCTATTTTTTCCATTCTTGCAATCTACTTCCCAGTTGTACTCATCGGTTCCGGCCCAAAACCGGTGTCCCTGCGATCACTCCACGGACCATATTACGGATAACTCTTTTTGCTGAATATATCCCTCTTTTCCCGGATACTCCCGTGTGGTATTTTGCGTATGCCTTCCCTGCCTTATGCTGTGATGATCTTAATAATTCCGTTGGTTGCTTGTTGATACGATGCTATTAATTAGATCCGCGGTTAGATGGAAATATGGCTGGGGAATATGACCGCATACTGCGTTATCTCCCCCTGTTTCTCATCATTGCAATCACGGTTACCGTCTATTTCCAGCTTTTCAGGAGTACCATTACCCCTCCTTCGGATCTCGACACCATAATCATCTTTGTCTCGATAATAATCATCGCAGTTTTCGCCTTCATTTACGTCCGGAAATTCAATAATTCCCCGCTTGAACTGGGCCTTGCACTGTTTATCTATGCGCTGATTGCGATCCTTGTCCAGAAATTAACCGGCGAATTCTCGCCCATCCAGAAAATACTCTTTTCCCTGGTACTTCTCCTGGGGGTTGTCTCCATTGCCGCCGGTATCTTCAGGGCGCGGGATTTGCAGGAAAACCGGATCGGGCAGCTCAGCCGGCAGAAGGCGGAACTGTCCCGGATGAGTGCGGATCTCGAACAGGCGAACATGAAACTCCGCCTCCTCAGCCAGATCACCCGGCATGATATCAACAACCAGCTGACGGTATTGCAGGGATATCTCCGGCTCCTCAAGAAAAAACAGCCCGAATTAGCCGACAATGAGTACTTCCAGAAAGCGGTTATGTCTGCCCAGCATATCTCGTCCACGATAAAATTTACCAAAGATTACGAATCCATCGGAGTTACAAAAGCGGCCTGGCAGGACTGCCATGCCCTTGTGGATATTGCACGAGAGCAGGTCTCGTCTGG from uncultured Methanoregula sp. harbors:
- a CDS encoding HAD-IA family hydrolase, with translation MNRENQGDCRCLKPIRTVLFDMDNTLFDLVEAQIASCREVARSFGREDGEELFGYFLRPARGFEAHENILDYMNDRQIPDNGRYPVSCRLYETAKLRHITPYQGVLETLAKIRNNGYRMGIVTDAHSRDATLRLEKTGLLSYFDTLVAFDMVQVKKPAREPFLFALEMLKSDISETLIVGDSPRRDLEPCKELGIRTIYARYGDRFSQTRNYDGADFIIDSMDQLPAILTLLEDAGA
- a CDS encoding arginine decarboxylase, pyruvoyl-dependent — its product is MFVPTKIFFTKGVGVHKDRLASFELALRKAGIEKCNLVYVSSIFPPNCKQISRAEGLRSLKAGGITFCVMARNETNEPNRLVSSAIGLALPADENEYGYLSEHHGFGETQQKTGEYAEDLAATMLATTLGIEFDVNAAWSEREQIYKASGKIIKTKHTCQSAEGDKNGLWTTTIAVAMFL
- a CDS encoding protease inhibitor I42 family protein, encoding MKSHYVLIVLCIICLITAFSAGCTSQSKPATPAATPAPVSTSAAAPAGTQVAKTQVPVTIATAANGYYTLTESENKGSYLVSKNDLLYVDLDENPSTGYLWNMTVSPGLTIVKDDYIAPTTGQGVGASGTHEWEIKATGIGDQKISAILARPTAPTTGTETSYLAYIIIGS
- a CDS encoding HAMP domain-containing sensor histidine kinase, with amino-acid sequence MAGEYDRILRYLPLFLIIAITVTVYFQLFRSTITPPSDLDTIIIFVSIIIIAVFAFIYVRKFNNSPLELGLALFIYALIAILVQKLTGEFSPIQKILFSLVLLLGVVSIAAGIFRARDLQENRIGQLSRQKAELSRMSADLEQANMKLRLLSQITRHDINNQLTVLQGYLRLLKKKQPELADNEYFQKAVMSAQHISSTIKFTKDYESIGVTKAAWQDCHALVDIAREQVSSGTILVKNEIPAGFELFADPLVVKVFYNLLDNAVRYGGKITTIRFFVQDYSDDPLIICEDDGNGISTTEKELIFERGFGKNTGLGLTMSRDILAITGINIREMGMPGTGARFEISVPREAFRIAWD